The DNA window tttctttctttctttctttctttctttctttctttctttctttctaaatacTATCTCTATAAGCCCATATTTCATTAGTTGGCAAAGGACAGTAAAAAGTGatatttctttctgttcttttggcTGTCTTTCAAGAGTGGCCAAATGCCATAAACCAATATCTTAGAAGTTTGCTTTTATGTACTGTTTGCATACTATATCTGTACATAGTTCAACCTTGAGCTTCTCCATAAATGTTACAATGAGAAAAACTGTTTTTACTCATGGGATTCTTTGAGACAGATGTACATGGTTCTCAGCCAAGGAAAAGGACCCTGAAGAGGGtgagggagatagggagagagaggggcagggaaagggagagggggaaggaaatggagagaggggagggagagatggggagagggagagggagaaggagatggagagagggagagaaggtgagagggagagagggagagagagggggaggaagagaggggaagggagagaaggggaaagaaggagaaggatggagagggagagggggagggggaggggataaaaggggacagaaggggaggggagaggggggaggaaaaaaggaggagagggagagggagagggagaaaaaggaagagagggagagatttgTAGAAAGAGTCAAAGAACACTCACATCACAGGAGTCCTTTCCACCCTCCAGGAAGCCCAGGCAGAACATATTGCTGGTGATCTGGCCTGGGTAGGATTTTTTGCAAGAACTAGCAGAGAGGACAGGGGCTTCCAGGCATTGAAGGAGTGCTGGGTATTTACCTATTGAAAGAAAACGAAGGCAAGATCACTCAATGTCTTCCATGAAATTTCTAATTCTTTCTATTTGACAAACATCATAATTTAGAAGTACTTTTCTTTTAGAACATTTTCCCAATAGTTTTAAGAAGCTGTTCTTTTATGACCATAACATCATTGGCTTTTAGATTTCAAATATGGGGACAGTATTTCCTCCATGAGATAGATTCCTCAGGGAACAACAAATCCTGAGTACCTCTTCTATTTGTCACTTGAGTTTCCATTCCCTCATATAACTGATCCCACCACATAAATACTTTAGCATCTTGCTAATCAttcatttttcttgatttttaccCCCTTGGTCTCAGTGAAGCAATGTTCTGGCCTACAAATCATACATTGCAAGACTGCCTACGTTAAAAACTTCTAGAAGTATCTCTCACAGTGAGAATTTCACTATGTGGACCACCAATATACCTTTTGTCTCTCATATTTGTATACATGGGACTTAAGTTCCATTTGACACTTACCACCAATGCTCACAGTGTTTCCCCAGCCAGACACAAGGCACTGAGCATCTGTAGATGCACAGGATCTGGGCAGAGAGACCGTAGATACTTGGGAGTTAAGGACGGCAGGTGACTTCAATTTAATCAGCATGATGTCATTGTCCAGAGTGTCCTTGTTATACTCAGGGTGTCGAATGATCTTTTCTGCATCAATGAATTGCTCTCCACCCTCAAGAACATGAATATTGTGTTCACCAAGGCGAACCTGGAGTTTCCTGCATTAAAAGATAAAGGCTTTTAAGTATCCCTGTAGAGGTTTGTCTCTACCAAGCTGAAAGTTTTgaacataaaaagacagactcTACCTTCTTAAGGCATCCAGAAGTATAAGGGCTATGCATTTAAGATGTATTGTGCCCTACATCCAATGACCTGGATAGAGGATTCTATCAATTGAGTCCTGCCAGTACAGACTCACAAAGGACCACACCCTTAAGGTAGTATTAGAGGACAGAAGGGCCTTAGAGCACAGGAATTTGAGTGTTGTTTCATTACCTTTTGTAGCAATGAGCAGCAGACAGTACCCACTGATCACTGATAAGGGAGCCACCACACTGGTGGCTAATGCCATCATGCAAAGACACCTGGTAAGGAACCAAATGCTTCGGACATGTGTAGCCTCCAACAATCTTGTCATCATCATTAACAGGGAGAGCAACTGGGGAAGAGTTTTGTATATTTAGAATAAAAAGACTTGTCTCAAAATTAGTCTTCCAAATGAAATTTCTATAGACTAACCAGAAAAGACACATGTTCTCTTGTTGGGCAAAATATACTTGTAGTGTTTTAAATGGTATCATTTTCTAATTTTAGCATATACTTGATATTACTGTGAAtcaaatctaaaattaaaaattgcttattttctctgtatgtgagtgcatgtgattGCGTGTAGCATATTGTTCTTGTGGAGGGCAAAACACCTTTCAAGTGTTAGTTTTATTTGTTCACTGCAGGGTCCCAGTATTTTTCCTGGGTTCCAAAGGTTAGAGGTAAACTTTTATTTAAAGAACCATTTTTCAGCACATTTAATGTACTTTtgaatttatctttaaaaatttgaAGTACCTATCACATACGAATAATTGATTAAGTTAATTTATTGGATATAATTTGTATAAATCATTTAATATCAATTCTatgcttttcttccctaaactTTCCTATTATTTCAGTTATTTATTggacatatattaatatatttagcaTTTTCATACACTGATTCGTCAAGTGTTTgtcaataatatttttaatattactaAATTcaatatgtgtatataatttatattgagCATAACTACCCCCAACATTTAATACAATTCTAAAGAACAGAATGAATCTTTATGAGCTGAACAttccaatatttaaaaataatggttGAAGTTTCCAAACGTAAGAGACTTTACAAATAAAAACCCATTTTAATTGTGAGAATTTAGTTTTAACTTTAGTTGTATTAACATAAAAAAAGCCATTTTTCTGTTGTTCGGTATTGAACAACACTATAATATAAGTCTGATTTTATTAGTAAAGATTTGTGAAATAGAACCTAAGGTTTTTACCCATGTGTAATAGCCCATCTCTTCTAATTATGATAATTATATGTAAATAATCAGACTTTGATCTTCTACCTAGTTAGAATTTAATGTTTGCACCCTCTTCTTGAAGCAGAAAATAGTTCCAGTTATTTACTACTTCTTCATAGAAATGGCAGGATGTTCATTGGGGCCATTTGTACTGGTTTGTTCTTTTCCTATACTAACCTATAGAATACATAAATGTAGTAAATAGTGTAGACTTCCCACTTTAAGCTTCTTGCACATGGAATACTTATTCGATTCTGTTACAGTTTTCCCACTCAAAAAACCACAAACCTTCACATCTGATGAAACATTCTTTGAAAGACTCACCAGCAGCTCCGAGAAAAGCAAAGAAGATGCTGATCTTCATGGTGTTTCAGTGTGTCTGCAGTAGGCACTAGGATAAAAGCCTTTCCTTTACAACTATTTATACCTTGAGTTTTGGTTTCAACAGCCATGACCacagtgagagaaaaaaaaggtgatttcattgaatatatatacaaaaccaaatttagaaTTCTGTTCTGTGATAGATGGAGATGATTCAGCACCAAGTTTCCACACCACCATCTCCCCCAATGTGTCCTAAAGGTTATGGGAATGAAAAGAACAACTCCAGGTGGTGGCAATATGTTTCCACAACAGGAAACAACGGTGTGGAAAGATCAAAGGACACTGCTTTGTGTCTCAGAGGGGACTTTTGGATTTGTGGTTTTGAACAGTAAAACTGTTATGATAGTAAAGACTAATGGGAAATGTACTTGTGTTTtgaaactgtgattttttttaaaattgtggcaACCTGAACTACCTAAGACAATATGATTCTTTTTCTTATCTGAGAgaattcattttttccttttcataaCTCTTCTATGTATTCCAGTGTGCTTCGACTCAAGCCCTTCATGTTCTTAACTTCACTTGATCATTCCAGTTAATCACAGGAAACATTTGTAGGATCTACTATAACAAATATTTAATGTGCTTAACCCCAAGCAAGTGGTGGAAAGTGGGTGAGGAAATGTGGTTGTGTCCCACTCTATAGgttgagataaaaaaaaatgcacactATATTTCTCTACCAGGGAAATATAACAAATCTTTGGCGTTTTCAATTTTACTTTCCAACAGTGTCTATTAATtacttttttcattgttttgacaTAATAGCTTACTGAAGaaactttaaaatatgaaaattattttgGTTTGTAGTTTGAAACTAGTGTCCATTGTGGTAAGGAAGGCATGTTACCAGAACCATGAGGTCGATGATTGTATCCAGAGTCAGGAAATACAGAGAGATGAAGACAAAGGCAGTAGCTTTGTTCTTATACAGTCTACACCCCAACCAATAAAATGGTGCTGCTTAGAATTAAAGTAAATCTTTCCACTTCGATTAATAAgagttagaaaatattttatagacatgcacagaaatttatttccaagttaaTCATAGGTTCtgccaagttgacatacaaaacttACCATCATAAATTGAAAGTAATATACTAACTGCCATTAAATGTCTTTAATCTTTACAATGGTAATTATCATAAAAAACAATTGCTTGGGTTCAATATAATGGATTAAGTCAGATTTCTAAGTATCTTGTATTTGTTCTGTTTATGCAAGTTTATTAATTTGAGTTCATTTTTAGCACATGTTAGTATGTATTAATTTTCATCAATAAATTGAGTCCTATACTGTGTATAAGCACATAGTGGATGTGAAATAGCTGTTACATATCTCATGTATTTCAGATGAGAACATATGTTTTTTTTATATAAGAAGAGTTAAGTGTTGTATTGATGAATTAGATTTTGTCATAAGGAATATTAGGATAAAATTCACAGTTCATAGTTGATTCAAGTATATAACTACAGGAGATATGATCTTTTTGTCATACTTCAATATAATCACTATAGCTTTGAACACTCAGTTAGAATCCAGTtatgggggttgggaatttagctcagtggtagagcgcttgcctagcaagtgcaaggccctgggttcggtccccagctccgaaaaaaaaagaaaaagaaaaaaaaaaggatccagTTATGATGAATCAATTTTTTCTATGGAAATGGCTCTTTTGATGATGCCTCCAGTGTTATTGAATATAGGGATCACAGTATGTGCTCCATATCTGATATGGTAACCCATGCTCAGTAAGCCAATAAAAGAACCATGCTAAAAGTAGAGAGAGTAAAAGGATTTATCAATGCATCTACACAAGAGGGACAATGAGATCTATGGAAAGCTTAATTCATCTTAGTTCCTGAGATCAGAATGAAATTCATTTAGAGGGCCAAAATAGCATATGTCAAAGTACTTCCAGTATTATAACTTTGCTTACCATCGACACAACATTGTCTGGGTTTCAGTCTCATCCTCTAAGATGGTATGGAAAATTGCAAGAACAGTGTGATATTTCTTTGAGGAAGACATCTTGCATCCTAGGGCCAACactttttccttttcccagtATGAGATATCTGGTGGAATTCTCATTGCTTAGCCTTTACTGTTTTAGTAGTCTAGTAGACTGATGGATACGGGTGTTTCTTTAGAAACACTCCATTTTCTGGTCAAAAGCTCTACCTGCAATCTCAGAGGCTTCCACCACCAGGACCAACCAGTTGAGACCCCGACCCCAATGCCCTGCCTTCCTGGAATGGGGCAAACCCAGCAGGTATGAGTTCCACCCTGCTCCCTCAGCACTCCCTTTCCTGAACCACAATTACACCTCATTCCTGGTGGACTGAAGTCATCTGGGACTACTGTCTCTGGCTGCATCTTTAGAAACCTGTTATCACCAGGGACAGTGAACTACATCTGCAATCCTCAGAGGCCTGTTAACATCAGAGACTAACAACTATAGATGTAGCACTAGGGGCCTTCCCTCATCAGGGACTAATAGATCTGACAACACTAGGAAAAACCAGATGGTCAAAGGCTAGTGTAAAAACACAACCTACAAAAGCTAG is part of the Rattus norvegicus strain BN/NHsdMcwi chromosome 4, GRCr8, whole genome shotgun sequence genome and encodes:
- the 1810009J06Rikl gene encoding trypsin-4 precursor, with amino-acid sequence MKISIFFAFLGAAVALPVNDDDKIVGGYTCPKHLVPYQVSLHDGISHQCGGSLISDQWVLSAAHCYKRKLQVRLGEHNIHVLEGGEQFIDAEKIIRHPEYNKDTLDNDIMLIKLKSPAVLNSQVSTVSLPRSCASTDAQCLVSGWGNTVSIGGKYPALLQCLEAPVLSASSCKKSYPGQITSNMFCLGFLEGGKDSCDGDSGGPVVCNGEIQGIVSWGSVCAMRGKPGVYTKVCNYLSWIQETMANN
- the 1810009J06Rikl gene encoding trypsin-4 isoform X1, coding for MQFLSLLLCNTALVALPVNDDDKIVGGYTCPKHLVPYQVSLHDGISHQCGGSLISDQWVLSAAHCYKRKLQVRLGEHNIHVLEGGEQFIDAEKIIRHPEYNKDTLDNDIMLIKLKSPAVLNSQVSTVSLPRSCASTDAQCLVSGWGNTVSIGGKYPALLQCLEAPVLSASSCKKSYPGQITSNMFCLGFLEGGKDSCDGDSGGPVVCNGEIQGIVSWGSVCAMRGKPGVYTKVCNYLSWIQETMANN